The following DNA comes from Quercus robur chromosome 1, dhQueRobu3.1, whole genome shotgun sequence.
AAGGAAGGTTGGAATGATCTAAATATGTGAATGGCtgaatgtgaattttggaaCCACCCATAATGGTAAATTATCATGTTATCTCGAGGTTTAATGTGTCATGAGAATGTATATTTGtgttcataattaaaaaaaaaaaaaatatatatatatatatatatatatccttgaTTTAAGATGGCACAGATTTGGACCAAAGATAGAGTAACAGATGAGCATGCTGAAACTGCAAAGAAAGGTGTAAGACATGCTTCCCAGGGCTCTATTGATGACTTTGATTCGATTCCTTCAACCCTTTACTATGACGCTTTGATGGTGTCCCTAAATGAGCAAACTATATCATCTGGAGTCCATGAAAATTGTTCTCGAGCACCTTCTCTagaggcaaaaaaataaaagtgtcaAAAGCTAAAGAAAATGATGATGCAAGGCCATTGCTCGTGGACTTGATAGTATAGCTAAGGCAATTAATAGGGCAACTGATGTTCTTGCAAAGTGTTTGGGATCGAAAAGATCAGGGGAAAATACCTTTGCAGCTTTGGAGGAAATGAGCTTGAATCAAATCTCTTGATCGAGGCCTGCATATGTTTAATGAGTAATCCACTAAATCTGGAAACTTTCTTTGGTTGTCCAACTACTAAGCGCAAAGAGATCTTACTGAAGTTGATGTCTAGATTTAACAATTAAGAAGTCAGATTTGTTgctgtaaagttgtaatttacaactattttgtgttggctaTAATTCCGTAcgaaatttgattataattttgttcaatcttatgtaccttatattttatgtgggatttcttGTAAAGGTTGtatatgtgagagagagtgtgaagactcaaggaaAAGTGAAAAGCAAGAAGTTTTCGCGGGTATCTCACAAGAAGCTTACCCACGAAGTGAAGTATGTGCccagcacatgactggaatacGAAAAGTCAGGACAGGATGGTGACAActggttttcgcgagtgtctcgcgagtaaggccttcccgcgagataccTGCAAAATATctctacccacactatatatacccacattatcCACAGATGTTAAGGAGtacttctgagagaaaaccctagccacaaccCTTGAGatttagagattgttatacccacaattctctacacaatccattgtggtttgtcctcaactcctacctctccatttctatatccttgagaggttgatggcccaaacacttaccacaccctttcagagtgtcaagtgaggttttgatgctactgggaagtattggaagaagccaagctttgacggatgcaatcgggcatattgcgggatctggagagctagacaagacacggttctgagaagccttgttgaagtaggagcttggagggcttaggtgcattgggtagattaggcttggagggtctcttgctattcgtgtattccaactgattgtctagtggatcgatttaccgcttggaaggcggtggagaggttttacgccaagtactttgatttcctcttcgataacacatcggcgtgttatcttgtgtatGCATTCtttttccctactcttttagctttgaTTTTACTGCTATGTTTtaatgaatatggcttagagtaaaatcaatcgagccgtaatatttaatttgagggtttaaacagctcttgtgtttttaacacattttcgagctttcaattgcAATGTTTGGACATGCACTATTTTGCTACAATGGTTGGTTCGGCCAATTACTCACTGGAGGTGTTTTGGTTACAATGCATGGACTTCTAGCAAATGGTTTATCATTTGGTTGACAATGAATATGTACATGAATGTTCATGTTGGCTGTTGTTAGAAATGTGTTTATTATCATTCATGATGTGGATGGTGTAATAACTATGAATCATTGTGTTTATATGGGTGCACAGTTTACTTGAAGAGCTGTTTCTTAAAGatggtctcttttttttttttcttttttcttttttttggctcatggtTTCTTCagacatctctctctctctctctctctctctctcgtcctGCAGACTGAGAATATGTTGTAGATTAGATTTCATATAGGTAAAGGATAGAATTAATGGGCAAACAGATGAGACTAGATCACTAGACTACTTGTTGGGTGCAAGTTGTAAATAAAGAGGGATCTGCAACTTGAGAATTATTTCTAATGAAGCTTATAAGTGTTTCACAGAATAACTTAGTAGACATTATTTATAGATTTTGGTTTGCTCTCCCTTTAGAGTACAAAAGAGAAGAATAGCAAATAAAGTATAGATGGGTGCCATGTAAATGCAGCATATGCATCTAGACTGATTTATCACTAAACATAAAACTATTTgtcataattaataattaatgataCGCCACAAACAAGAAGAGTTTTCTCTGGCTGGTACCAACTTACTATTTCCTAGCTGCCTTAACTGGGCACTGCAAATACAAACAAGATAGGTAGATCTCCAGAAAATATAAGGAACAGTGATGAACCAATCTACAAACACATAAAACTGCAGACATTTACATTGAAGCTACCATGTTCTTCTGGCCCATCCACCGTGTAATGGCTGATTTTATTCTTGCTGCTAATGCCAGCACTCTTGTTTCATAGCAATCTGGATGGATAACCTTCGCTTTCCCTGATACAGTATTCACAGATACTTTGCTACAGGCCGTGGACACAGCAGTACCTTTATAAGCCTTGCAGATATAGCTTAGAAAGTTTTCATAATCCTGCAGTGAGAAATTATATCATTTCTTAGAGAAAGCAATAATAATGGTTACCCATTACCCATCAATATTTTAAATGACCAGAAATTAATCTAGTGGTTACAAACAACCATCACTTGTTTAATTAGTCCAAAATGAGGTTACACAAATATAATCCAATCATGTATGCATATGGCCTTGGTGAATAATATTGGAAAACAGAAGAACTTTACATAGTCAAAAGAACAAACCTCATAGAGTGGTTCTCCATCCACAACAACCCAAGGCACATACTCATGAGGAGGCTGAAGGGTGTTTGTTTCAGCTGCATATTGCAATTCAAGctgtataaagaaaaaataaatccaattaTAGATAGCTAGAGAATTTCTGACAGTAATAAACCATAGTATAAGTGACAAGaggtaaaaagaaaggaaaacgcTGTGCCTAGTATGATTCCAGTCAGCAGAATAATAGCACATATCCCCCCCTCTCCCCacagtaacaaaaataaaaaggcccCTAGAGTGGTCCCATATTAAAGAATGGAATGATTTTACAAACAATCAAATGTCAGAGAAGTCAGTTTTTAGCGTGTCAATTCAAAATACTTGCACTAAATTACCACTCTATGTAAGAAGCTCTTGATTCGGGGTTGTGTTCTTCAGTATTCTAGtcacaattttaaatataaaagtatTTGGTGGTCATGGAAGCTCCAACCATTTCCCGGCCATGTTATTAATTAACACCATCCAAGTATTTGGCAGctcattttttataaatgctGATTTCGCCCAATCCTTGGTGCGGTGGCTAGTGCCATCCACCAAAAGCAACAGGTCGTAGGTTCGAGTCTGGGAATCATCTTCTCCAAAAACAAATTTGGAGGCTTGCAAAAGTGGGGTCTTTGTGCATtgggtacaattttttttttattaccaaTTTCACCCCAAGCCCAGTAAAGATTAGTCCTTCACTAATTCCATGGGATCCACAATTACTCACCTTTACAATACTACAAATGAAAAGCCAAATAGTTTAAGGAGTGATGATTCATTCAACATAAATTCAAACTCTCTTTCCTATGTTCCTAAGAAGGGTCAACTGCAAGTACTTGCATACCCAAATCTTACAGCTTCTTGGAGgaatcaagaaaacaaaaacatataccATCTGTCAATAAGCTGTATTTAGCAAGATAGAATCCATGTAGGAAAAAAAGCATAATGACAGTTATTCAACCAGAGGTATCTCCTTAGGTAAGCTAGGGATTCTTTGGTTAGTAGCCTagcaattataaaaaaaattaatggcaaAGCACTTCCAACGCttcaataataattattatgtaCCAACTACCAAGTGATCACACAACAAATATTCCACCTTGATAATGTAGCCCATATAAGGCTACACGATTTCAATAATGTATCTTGGTTCACATTAAGTAATGAATATTTCATTTATTCACCATAGGATAATCTGTGCTGTTtgtaaattttagtttattagaCAAAGCTGGTATAAATAGTACAATCAACTgttattttgctacaatttgATTCTTAATAGGATAACAGTAATATAAAACTTGGGAGTGCACATTGCAAACATCCATGGGGAACTATAGACATCAGAACGATTAGTTCTAAGAGCCCTAAACACCcatgataacaaaaaaaaaagggtgtgcATCCTGATATTTTCACCAAGACAACTTACACCACTCGAATGGAAAATTTAATGTTAAATTCAATTGGAGAAAACCAACCTCTTTACCATGTCCACTACTATAGCAATCTGAAATAGGGTTTGGATCCAAGCCCAGCTTCTCAAAACATGATTCCCATTGGGGGTACTTGTGTTCGTAGACCAAAGTCTCAACGCaattaataaaaggaaaatgctcACTCTGCAACAACATGAAAGTGCATGAGAACATAGCATTGCCACTCACATgttattaaaagttaaaacccttGAATAACTGACCAAACAACTCAACTTACTTAAGATTTTTCATTCTCCAAGAAGAAAAAACCACCCTAGTATTTGTTAGGGAGATAAAACCTTGGGGAGACTCCAATTAAGGccttaatataacatataggaACACCACTTAACCCAACAACTTAAGCCTGTAGGTTTGAGcctaattgtattatattaattCCTCGTCTTCTTGACCTTTACTCCATGTGAGACTTCCAGTCACACATGTATAACCTTCAGTATGCATATGattaaaacattttcacaactatcCACAAGACTTTCAGAAATACTGAAATGATGTCCCTGTGCACACCACAACTAAATATAAGCTTAGCACAGAAAATGCTAGTAGCACTTTTATAGTCTTATGTACCAATGGGTTcttatcatttttcatttctGTCTTATGGTCAGTAACAAGTCTTACCAATTTGCCAAGAGCCTCGTAGCTTAATTGGCACCTCTTGGTATTTTCAATGAAAACACCCAGGATTCAAATCCTCACTCTcccccattgtaactatcaaaatattaaaaaaataaagtcttACCAAATCAGGCCAGACATCAATTGCACAGGCTTCCACAGTGTTTAGTAAGCATTCATATGGGCCATGCTGCAATCATCATCAAAAAATTTAGTACTTCATCCTATGTTAATACATACCcaccaaaacaaaagaataatgaaaaatacaattttgacgTTCTCAATACAAGTAAATAAGTCCAACCCATATGGGAAAATTGTCAAATAGTATAAGTATACAGTTCCAAGCAACTGAATTGTgattaatcaaacaaaaaagaaaaaaggaaagacaAGCAGACAATTCATAAAATTGTGGAATTAAGGAAAACCATGACCTGGCAATCGAAGGTGTTGTTGCCTCTGAGTTTGGCGTTACCCCAAGGAACGAGTTTGAGATCAACGATAGAGATGAGATCAGTTTCGAAGAGCTTGTCCAGATAATTGATTATGAAATTGGCGCTGTAGGGGCATAGGGATTCGTAGTATAAGCCCACAGAGACTTTCTGAGAATCTGATGGTAAAATAATTCTAGAAGCTGACGAAGAAGAAGAGGTGAACAAGATGAGAAGCCATTGGAGAAAAAAGCTGAGGGATTTTCAGAACAATGGAGCTGAGAGTAAAGGGAATGAAATCTAAGATAACTATATGCagagaaatatataaagatCAGGACTTGAAAATTACAGGTGTTTGTTGTTAGAGCCCGCCACTAGTCAGAAAAAGttcgtatatatatatttcattctttttaaattttggggttttttttttttttttttttaattacaacaAACACACATGGGATAAATTCACTCTATCCACGTATTGATATTTATGGacaaaacttttataaaattgtttataatatatatattgagaattttttttgttcaaaagtTGTATCttaaattctttaattaaatttaaatatatggatatgttgaatttaatggtctttaaaaaagataacaatttGTATGTTGTATTGATGAATGAAATCACTTaattttttactctcttttttttttcattttaccacttcactttttgacaataaattttttttattaatctttttttactagatacttgaaattgaaagttatttttcttAACTCTCATTTTCAAGAGCAACTGAAGTTAGTGCAATACCCTACTTGATCTCAATCCcttaaaaattatatctaaataTTGTCCTAAATTTATTATAAGAATAagtctaataaaaaaaaattttaacgaGTCCATGGTGTTAAATGTTAACGGTGGACCTATATTAAAATGGTTGTGTACCATTCTTAATTTACTACCTCaaattatgaataaataaataaaatttgtgtcaAATCTCAATGgcaagaataataaaataaagatattaatttctcactttgaaaattaattttatcgGCTACCAAATCTAATTATTtactaaaaactcaaaaaaaaaaatctaaaaacataGGTAAAACtccttaattaaatttaactatCTTTTCCTActaatgattaaattcaaccatgtagTTTATTGGCTAATATAGccatatggttgaatttaattaaccttcctaaaatataacatataagtaattgtatctaaattttgtccttttttttatgattcaataGTTAGGGGAGGGAGCATTTGAACTCTAGAAATCTTCATTTGAAACACCAAGAAGTGTAATTTAAATTACAAGATTCTTGGCAAATTTTGTTAATTATCCTAATTTACTTATAATGCATCACAACTCACAAGATGTAAGGGGAAAAAACactagaaaaatgaaaaatgtgtCCACTTGGTGCAACCACTACATGTAGAATATAAGCTTTTTTACAAGGTAAATTCTGCAAACCTCTATTGAGGTTTGGGAAAGTGACATTACATCCCAAATCTGAAGAGAAATGACACTTTATCTCTTAAGGTTTGAGAAAATCAACACATTAGTcattttgttaataataataacaaaaattttcaaattttgaaaagattCTCTCAACCAAACCATAATCAtggtaatgatttttttttttttttgggttaaatattGTTCTTTATCACCAAATTGTGGTTAGGGTTTGGTCAAtgcaatattttcaaaatttgaaatattctATTGTTGTTAACTTGTTATTAATGGAAGGACTAATATGTTGATTTCTCAATCTCAAGGAAGATAAATGTCATTTCCCCAAACTTAGGagatatttgtaaaatttcctcattttcttttccatgGTAAATATATTGAAATAATTGTCTGAAATTTATGAAATTAAGCTGGTCTCTTTCaaggtttttgtattttttgctaTAATGAGCAGGGGGGAAATGCACCTCTCCGCATCCACTCGAATTAAGAAGAGGTtcgattgattttttttttttttttttttcaagtaattTGACCTGTAGAACCATAAAACCCGGAATTTCTTTATATGCCGATACCAACCATACAATTGCACAGGGCGAGTCAGGGTTTAATGAGCAATTTAGTTGCGTCTTGGGGTGAAGCCAAGCACCATGTGGTCCACCTGCCAAAGCTGAAAGCTGAAAGGCACACCCAACAAGAGTAGCtgtgaattttgacaagttTTGAGGCCAAATGCATTCTTTTCTCAGGATTAAGACAAGGAGTTTGAGTGGTGGTTCGTAGTAAGCTCAGAGTCTCAATCAATCTCCCATGGATTCTCATTCTAGATTGTTTCCTCTTTGTTTGTTAGTGTTTGCCATATCTTTTGTTACCTCCTACTCCTACTTAATTCGGTTTCTTTCCCGGTTTCATTAGTAGAGTTTAGGACTGTAATTGCTTCTCCGTTGATTTAGGCTTCTTCAAGGACATGCTCCAAAAAATaacttccttcttttttttctttttttgaaatagtCTTTTAATAACTTGAACCAAAATACTAATTATTAACAGGTAACTACGACTTTTAACTTCTAAATTCTAAGATATGCTATTCTCAATAATATATTAGGGACAGGATTACAAGGAGATCCAAGCTACATTGAGAAACCATAATTCATTGGCTACAATTGTTCATAATAATACTACAAATCCTCACCAATAATTCACAAGATAAATAGATCCCTAAAGTGTTCGTGAACACTGTAGCTAGCATTCAAGAAATAAATCCTTTGCTCTTCAAACTCTCAACAGATTCCTTGATAATTTGCTCCATAGGAATAAATTGTAAGCCCAAGTCCATCATCTTCTTAGCTCCATCCTTCGCCCTCAGCAACCCAGGCTGAGTATCCTTTGGCAACCTGCACACAAGGGGACATCATAGATTCAGCAATTTATACAACCACTTCTATTgcatttaaattctaaaattggCATCAAGCAGATATGATAATGTTCCAAAGGatgaaaaaccaaaatcaaagaCTTGGAAACCAACCAGATTCATGCAACAATAAGCTTACCTAACTGGAAATTCTAAAATCATTAAGGTATGGCAGCACAAAGAGAACTTAAATAAGCTAGCAAAAGATGAAATATTATTAGAAGGCAAGAATAAAAGTTGAATGACTGGGTCTCTATAGATCAGACAGCACTCAGTCCAAGGAATGGAGTTAAGTTGGGTGGGGCtaaacccaaacaaaaatcGAAGTTTAAAGTTGATTTATGACCTATTAGAAATTGtcgaaaacaaaacaaaataaaatatatacacTTCTATGGTACTTCCTGTGGCAGACGGTGCAGTATCAATGTTAAACCCAACAAACCTCATTTGACAATTGTTAGTTATATATCTTCATCTACTAAGCATTATCATATCTGGATCATAATTTCCCTTGGAATGCAATTCAATTCCACCATGTCATTGACTTTTGTTCTAATGCAGCTTTTATGGTTATCAGATACTCGAGATGTACATCGTTCCTGTTTCAAATCCATTTCACAGTCACAGAAAGTCAAATGTATTACCTTGGAACTTTATATTCAGGGTAAAGTTCAGCAACCTTTGCTACAAAATCACCATAATGTGATATAGCTTCAACACACAAGTGCCTTCCAGTTGCTGATTTGTTCTCATAAACCAATATATGTGCCAGGGCCACATCTTTAAAATGCACagatcccataaaaaaattttcatatgttTCAGTGCATCCTGCAGCAAGGATAAAATCGATTGGTTAAGGCTTTTACTAATTGTAAATATCAGAAACTTAACAGATAAAAAGGaattatcattttgtttttagaaGTAGAGGAAATTACAAATCCACAATAATAAGAGAGCTGGTGGTGCATCCTCCCAGGGTTGAAGACTACATCCATGCCAGTTAAAGGTGTGACAAGGGTTTGCAACATAGAATTGTCCATATAAAGGCAGAATGACATCACGTGTCGAAAGCTTTCATCTATTGTGATTGCATGCTGCTTATCACTTAGCATGCATCTTTCACTTTTAGCATGGCTACTTCCTAACCCAAAGAAGATTGAAGGGTGGCATGCTTTTGACAACCCAAGGAGTACCTAAAGCAAAACCCTTGTGAACATAAACTTCCACAACAGACCTATACTAGGAGATGAAGAAAGTGGCATATCACTGCACTCCTGCATACAGTGAACACTGTCCCTTCCTCCAAGTTTGGGACTAGCCACATACATGACCATTAAGTATGAGATAAAAAGTATTGAATGAAGAGTTTTTTCTGAAGAATATTTATAAACTGAACTTTTACAGTG
Coding sequences within:
- the LOC126689370 gene encoding gamma-interferon-responsive lysosomal thiol protein: KSLSFFLQWLLILFTSSSSSASRIILPSDSQKVSVGLYYESLCPYSANFIINYLDKLFETDLISIVDLKLVPWGNAKLRGNNTFDCQHGPYECLLNTVEACAIDVWPDLSEHFPFINCVETLVYEHKYPQWESCFEKLGLDPNPISDCYSSGHGKELELQYAAETNTLQPPHEYVPWVVVDGEPLYEDYENFLSYICKAYKGTAVSTACSKVSVNTVSGKAKVIHPDCYETRVLALAARIKSAITRWMGQKNMVASM